Proteins from a single region of Oryza brachyantha chromosome 6, ObraRS2, whole genome shotgun sequence:
- the LOC102711814 gene encoding protein MOTHER of FT and TFL1 homolog 1 produces MASHVDPLVVGRVIGDVVDMFVPATAMSVRFGTKDLTNGCELKPSVAAAPPAVQIAGRASELFTLVMTDPDAPSPSEPSMREWLHWLVVNIPGGTDPSQGEVVVPYMGPKPPVGIHRYVLVLFRQKARVAAPPPDADAARARFSTRAFADRHGLGLPVAATYFNAQKEPANRRRHY; encoded by the exons ATGGCGTCTCATGTGGACCCGCTCGTGGTCGGCAGGGTGATCGGCGACGTGGTGGACATGTTCGTGCCGGCGACGGCCATGTCGGTGCGGTTCGGGACCAAGGACCTCACCAACGGCTGCGAGCTCAAgccgtccgtcgccgccgcgccgccggccgtgcaGATCGCCGGCAGGGCCAGCGAGCTCTTCACCCTG GTCATGACTGATCCAGATGCTCCGAGCCCGAGCGAACCGAGCATGAGAGAGTGGCTTCACTG GCTGGTGGTTAACATACCAGGTGGAACAGATCCTTCTCAAG gggaggtggtggtgccgTACATGGGGCCGAAGCCGCCGGTGGGGATCCACCGCTACGTGCTGGTGCTGTTCCGGCagaaggcgcgggtggcggcgccgccgccggacgccgaCGCGGCGCGCGCCAGGTTCAGCACACGCGCCTTCGCCGACCGCCACGGTCTGGggctccccgtcgccgccacctatTTCAACGCCCAGAAGGAGCCcgccaaccgccgccgccactactag
- the LOC102704252 gene encoding GTP-binding protein BRASSINAZOLE INSENSITIVE PALE GREEN 2, chloroplastic: protein MAKPLLLPSSGAAAGRLSSRLAITTAPPLRVLPFLCPQVTPRGRNLSFSPVSAASTGKRRKPPPPGPSPVISEGRDDEDAVVGRPVCPGCGVFMQDADPNLPGFFKSPSRRSQDGMGGDGSPLAAEPDGFLGDLEAVEDDAPPESDLAAEWDEFLEEEEDEDEDGAKTKADIDAEIDGFSSGWDSDWDDEMEGEEEKWRKELDGFTLPGVGYGKITEETLERLKKERLSKSERKRRAREAKKAEAEEDAAVVCARCHSLRNYGHVKNDKAENLIPDFDFDRFISSRLMKRSAGTPVIVMVVDCADFDGSFPKRAAKSLFKALEGRGTSKLSETPRLVFVGAKVDLLPWQLMGVRLEKWVRGRAKAFGAPRLDAVFLVSVHKDLAVRNLISYVKELAGPRSNVWVIGAQNAGKSTLINAFAKKQGVKITRLTEAAVPGTTLGILRITGVLPAKAKMYDTPGLLHPYIMAMRLSSEERKMIEIRKELRPRSFRVKAGQSVHIGGLTRLDVLKASVQTIYITVWASPSVSLHLGKTENAEELREKHIGIRLQPPIGPERVAELGHWTERQFDVSGVSWDVNSMDIAISGLGWYSLGLKGNATIAVWTFDGIDVTKRDAMILHRAQFLERPGFWLPIAIANAIGEETRNKNERRKKAEQRDDFLLEESTEDGVEVLT, encoded by the exons ATGGCTaaacccctcctcctcccctcttccggcgcggcggcaggtCGCCTCTCCTCCCGCCTCGCCATCACCACGGCTCCGCCCCTCCGCGTGCTCCCCTTCCTCTGCCCGCAGGTGACGCCGCGAGGCCGCAACCTCTCCTTCTCCCCCGTCTCCGCCGCGTCCACCGGCAAGCGccgcaagccgccgccgcctgggcCGAGCCCGGTCATTAGCGAGGGCAGGGATGACGAGGACGCCGTCGTGGGCCGCCCCGTCTGTCCCGGGTGCGGCGTGTTCATGCAGGACGCCGACCCCAACCTGCCCGGCTTCTTCAAgagcccctcccgccgctcccaGGACGGAATGGGGGGAGATGGGTCGCCTCTTGCCGCCGAGCCGGATGGATTTCTTGGAGACCtggaggcggtggaggacgACGCGCCGCCAGAATCTGATCTTGCCGCCGAATGGGACGAATTTcttgaagaagaggaggatgaggacGAGGATGGAGCGAAGACGAAGGCTGACATAGATGCTGAGATTGATGGCTTCTCGAGCGGCTGGGACTCGGATTGGGATGATGAGATGGAAGGCGAGGAGGAGAAATGGAGGAAAGAATTGGATGGTTTCACCCTGCCGGGAGTTGGGTATGGAAAGATTACCGAGGAGACACTCGAGAGGCTGAAGAAGGAGAGGCTGTCCAAGTCTGAGAGGAAGCGCCGGGCAAGGGAAGCCAAGAAGGCCGAGGCCGAAGAGGACGCCGCCGTGGTCTGTGCGCGGTGCCACTCGCTGAGGAATTATGGGCATGTGAAGAATGACAAGGCTGAGAATTTGATCCCGGACTTTGATTTCGATCGGTTTATATCATCTCGTCTGATGAAGCGGTCAGCCGGCACACCAGTTATTGTCATGGTGGTGGATTGCGCGGACTTTGATGGCTCATTCCCTAAGAGGGCTGCCAAGTCGCTGTTCAAGGCGCTTGAGGGGAGGGGGACTTCTAAGCTGAGTGAAACGCCGAGGCTTGTTTTTGTTGGTGCGAAGGTGGATTTGTTGCCGTGGCAGCTTATGGGAGTGAGGCTGGAGAAGTGGGTGAGAGGCCGAGCTAAGGCTTTTGGAGCACCGAGGCTGGACGCTGTTTTCTTAGTCAGTGTTCATAAGGACTTGGCTGTCAGAAACTTGATCTCATATGTCAAGGAACTAGCTGGGCCCCGTAGCAATGTTTGGGTGATTGGTGCACAGAATGCTGGCAAATCTACACTAATTAATGCTTTTGCAAAGAAACAAGGTGTCAAAATCACAAGGTTGACTGAGGCTGCCGTCCCAGGAACTACATTAGGAATCTTGAGGATAACAGGCGTTTTGCCTGCAAAAGCCAAGATGTATGACACTCCTGGTTTATTGCATCCATATATAATGGCAATGAGATTAAGCAGTGAGGAACGGAAGATGATTGAAATTAGGAAAGAACTCCGACCAAGGAGCTTCAGGGTGaag GCGGGACAGTCTGTACATATTGGAGGTTTAACAAGACTTGATGTGCTAAAAGCTTCAGTCCAAACTATCTACATTACTGTTTGGGCATCTCCTAGTGTTTCCCTCCATCTGGGGAAGACTGAAAATGCTGAAGAACTGCGGGAGAAACATATCGGCATCAGACTTCAG CCACCAATTGGGCCAGAGCGAGTTGCTGAATTAGGTCACTGGACGGAAAGACAGTTTGATGTGTCGGGGGTCAGCTGGGATGTCAACAGTATGGATATCGCTATTTCAGGGTTAGGTTGGTATTCCTTGGGCCTGAAAGGAAATGCCACAATTGCTGTGTGGACTTTCGATGGCATTGATGTGACGAAGCGTGATGCGATGATTCTTCACCGAGCTCAGTTCCTTGAAAGACCTGGATTTTGGCTACCCATCGCCATTGCTAATGCTATAGGTGAGGAGACCAGGAACAAAAATGAGAGAAGGAAGAAGGCTGAGCAAAGAGATGATTTCCTTTTGGAAGAAAGCACCGAGGATGGTGTGGAGGTTCTCACATAG